A single window of Aspergillus puulaauensis MK2 DNA, chromosome 5, nearly complete sequence DNA harbors:
- a CDS encoding Zn(II)2Cys6 transcription factor (COG:S;~EggNog:ENOG410PGT5;~InterPro:IPR036864,IPR021858,IPR001138;~PFAM:PF00172,PF11951;~go_function: GO:0000981 - DNA-binding transcription factor activity, RNA polymerase II-specific [Evidence IEA];~go_function: GO:0008270 - zinc ion binding [Evidence IEA];~go_process: GO:0006355 - regulation of transcription, DNA-templated [Evidence IEA]) encodes MSARPPVHATTRSAAKQKRHRTRSGCVVCKRRKIKCDEAKPACSPCRSRSLACTYDRNAAIARANSDARHASTAPRATEAASSWGSSPEPVANRARSSILTHDAGNSQAEEPLAKAFCAQMTRNIIRSVDCPGNPHLDVFKSLMRSPTVLHALRALASLHVPGCACPEESARARTASLRDQGTAIQLLNRDLQNPKLAHSDAVLAATILLYLFEKAYDPDNENHLSYFEGARTLIHQRFFTVRDVAPQGDEVSWATRVLVKTFAWNNVMTIVSKPFLFQDRDLDVLRLTDLLNLKSDQNLYLLGWAKDAFWLMTDLAAFTQCSIPPDPNNVAWRMRMLPRAMRVEKRLKGYTVTLDSVKYYMGKVEVAENVTRHCLATTELLRRTSLLYLYQVMPDMMPVFLVDDLAYDLLQQLNSIPKDSPMIAYHGWILLTVGAQCLDPVDRGLVLERLELSHGKFQLSSVAANATRLLLEVWRRRDEGLKDGTYTSRVGVGHWTDVLRDIGPNLAYV; translated from the exons ATGTCCGCGCGCCCACCCGTCCACGCCACTACACGATCCGCGGCAAAGCAAAAAAGACACCGGACCCGGTCAG GCTGCGTGGTGTGTAAGCGACGGAAaatcaaatgcgacgaggcAAAACCGGCTTGTAGCCCGTGCCGCTCACGCAGCCTCGCCTGTACCTACGATCGCAACGCCGCGATCGCCCGGGCGAACAGTGACGCAAGACATGCATCCACAGCTCCAAGGGCGACTGAAGCAGCTTCAAGTTGGGGTTCTTCACCAGAACCGGTGGCGAACAGGGCTCGGTCGTCCATTCTGACCCATGATGCCGGGAATTCCCAGGCTGAGGAGCCACTCGCCAAGGCGTTCTGCGCCCAAATGACTCGCAATATTATCCGCAGCGTGGACTGTCCGGGAAACCCCCATCTGGATGTGTTCAAATCGCTGATGCGGTCTCCGACTGTCCTCCACGCATTGCGTGCTCTCGCCAGCCTCCATGTTCCCGGCTGTGCGTGTCCGGAGGAAAGTGCTCGGGCCCGAACGGCCAGTCTGCGGGATCAAGGAACGGCCATCCAGCTGCTGAACCGTGATCTCCAGAACCCTAAGCTCGCGCATTCCGACGCTGTTCTTGCAGCCACCATCCTACTTTACCTGTTCGAGAAG GCATATGACCCAGACAACGAAAACCACTTAAGCTACTTCGAAGGCGCCCGCACCCTAATCCATCAGCGCTTCTTCACCGTTAGAGACGTAGCACCGCAAGGCGACGAAGTCTCCTGGGCGACCAGGGTCCTGGTGAAGACATTCGCCTGGAACAATGTAATGACGATTGTGTCGAAGCCGTTCCTGTTCCAGGACCGAGACCTCGACGTTCTGAGATTAACGGACCTGCTGAACCTGAAGAGCGACCAGAACCTGTACCTGCTCGGCTGGGCAAAGGATGCATTCTGGCTAATGACAGACCTCGCGGCTTTCACCCAGTGTTCAATCCCCCCCGACCCGAATAACGTAGCGTGGCGGATGAGAATGCTTCCTCGAGCCATGCGCGTGGAAAAGAGGCTGAAGGGTTATACGGTGACGCTCGACTCGGTGAAATACTACATGGGCAAGGTTGAAGTTGCCGAGAACGTCACAAGGCACTGCCTAGCGACAACTGAGCTGCTTCGTCGGACCTCGTTGCTTTATCTGTACCAGGTCATGCCGGATATGATGCCAGTGTTTCTGGTCGATGATCTGGCGTATGACTTGCTCCAGCAACTGAATTCAATCCCGAAGGATAGCCCGATGATCGCGTATCATGGATGGATTCTTCTTACCGTCGGAGCGCAGTGTCTGGATCCTGTGGACCGCGGGTTGGTGCTGGAGAGATTGGAGCTCAGCCATGGGAAATTTCAGTTATCGTCGGTTGCGGCGAACGCGACCAGATTGCTTCTAGAG GTTTGGAGACGAAGAGATGAAGGGCTCAAGGACGGAACATATACGAGCCGTGTGGGCGTTGGGCACTGGACAGATGTGTTGAGAGATATCGGACCGAATCTGGCTTATGTTTGA
- a CDS encoding uncharacterized protein (CAZy:GH18;~COG:G;~EggNog:ENOG410PI2X;~InterPro:IPR036861,IPR011583,IPR029070,IPR001223, IPR017853,IPR001002,IPR001579,IPR018371;~PFAM:PF00187,PF00704;~SECRETED:SignalP(1-20);~go_function: GO:0004553 - hydrolase activity, hydrolyzing O-glycosyl compounds [Evidence IEA];~go_function: GO:0008061 - chitin binding [Evidence IEA];~go_process: GO:0005975 - carbohydrate metabolic process [Evidence IEA]), whose translation MRAVKFAGTLGSLAWTLTLAHYIYLQIPAAMAQGLGEPGGTCSEAIPCYQGCCSKEGQCGFTEKHCGDGCQHNCNATAECGQFATEGNRDCPINVCCSEFGYCGVTEGFCGDGCQPNSNGGGCGDPDRPQCSANTDALSYKRRIAYYELFHIAKGCNVREPENIVVAPFTHINLAFVNFGDDYTLVDEYGDIIDRMSFLKFTNAGLRINIAVGGWSFSDPPTQNLWSDMASSHPNRRVFINSVVQYLRNYHLDGVDLDWEYPVATERGGNPDDGANLVTLLAELREAFDKEDPGWEISITLPTSYWYLQGFDLERTQKYVNYFNMMTYDLHGMWDQDIKWTGPYLRGHTDIQQIDQGLDLLWRNNIQPENVVFGFAFYGRSFTMKDPSCYRPNGKCEFSGGGRPGSCSNTAGILTFAEVSARNHSLDVDTFYDSDTTVKYNTYEGDQWISYDDEQSYYDKKKFLTERCLSGLMVWAIDQDDGDFTALSGIFGEDIGVLQMSGGGLDDNAKEALADVLGAYTGQDCFVSPRCTDGSSKEQSPDQVCPAGFMSVETAHNPVQSPGHEHHGLCAEGWYRHICCPKSAMPKNCEWNGAPERSMFGCDGQCGPSQFKLNQDTALDARGEGSCYIGHRNLCCDSTAAISECYWTECQGLFLETELPVCPSDFTYMTYRLDKPDGKPWCSDVHRFAPHYSMKSALCCPKQQTPRSCSWTNDNFDAPGVDDNVWDWVCKPSKCPKGSVEFGSALHPATSKAELGKGGISCESVTLPSNIDPEFSFCCDPPSKFNEEWPVDPKYLWEHYYNDPADSDVVWEYSDEYEKNNKDDQRAAAGAEDGSDAYGFVMLDGPEGSIDNSFADTHTVVRRSASITNKKRSVVTTNKTQLNSVFDHSEQTLHIYCNYPQGSKECDKIFIDGAEDTIIRLPVHVGEGPFARVVSMKLSHEGYELPDHHIEHRRVKRNGNPVYEVKIDYNFHLIHPKRADEPVNIRVDYTNLLGYWDEMTNSPASRMKRGQGEEGLTKDEWKRRVGRAAARDQSKRKRSEQPVRAKTSMDSPRSRGEKRWWGVFGEWLSKLTTVTMSELGVIPLGWARTMNLFYAQSGCPGETFYADLSVDLEANFVMDATYAYYLSATFIPPSKPEAFAYFGMSPTAYLGLHLEGNARMQYDTGRKKIIDTLSYPGLAVKGIAAVGPTLDVYGKISGLITLHGEVDAGAEVAFGKAEVFWPQDDASKDKYETLVGLESDTRAPAPLSVEPVFRAGVAVDAQLSVHVTPEANVGIKIGGGKLVGGATLMDAQLSGYLRGILSFQGHGDYETDSNSFSYRFGAYLFYNIGYKATARVLEFLDWALDPREAYDSDRTIKLYEKTGTIPMSSEEVDKEERMAAAPYIDGLDAAHNATVRGSDTSLSTYHAPRLVPRAGDKNGALDPKVQIPLKCPPKSTGSVRLPELRISCAFLFPVAEVNLNDKSISRRVEGLCPPIMRIPDNKRITQLTYSGNQRRRDDRRADQCGTSFCADEEKKLNTYLDRTPKTWLKLQCDEFPWASAEQGGLFLDAGSRSQTCVPAYQNNWHGQCVKLMGYMQSNWAKLETDRATGDTRGDYWVPWQGKAANVWTTAGEHGAAGSKYNQKLIEYPTRQPLPDGVNNGNRNNEKQSWKFKRDYEATWLYKTVPYDNDWWDAKSYRYKKPDKYGTVSGSEEVICAINIFEQDDVYKLPFASGKIFNALCRQPNDTPSNTFEIRGSYTECYVEFAPLGGGNPMDTSKRDWVVKSVTLLDDMKAEEDPTDNANNSFGIGSSK comes from the exons ATGAGGGCAGTCAAGTTTGCAGGGACTCTTGGTTCCCTTGCCTGGACCTTGACACTCGCCCACTATATTTACTTGCAAATTCCTGCAGCAATGGCACAAGGCCTTGGGGAGCCTGGAGGCACCTGCTCAGAGGCAATTCCATGCTATCAGGGCTGTTGCAGTAAGGAGGGTCAATGTGGGTTTACGGAAAAGCACTGCGGTGACGGCTGTCAGCATAACTGTAACGCGACTGCGGAGTGCGGGCAATTTGCAACCGAAGGAAATCGTGACTGTCCCATAAATGTCTGCTGCAG TGAGTTTGGGTACTGCGGTGTCACCGAAGGCTTCTGTGGAGATGGCTGCCAGCCTAATTCCaacggcggaggatgcggagaCCCAGA TCGCCCTCAGTGCTCAGCAAATACGGATGCTCTGTCTTATAAACGACGTATTGCCTACTACGAGCTATTTCACATCGCCAAAGGATGTAACGTTAGGGAACCAGAAAACATTGTAGTCGCTCCGTTTACTCACATTAACTTGGCATTCGTGAACTTCGGTGATGATTATACGCTGGTTGATGAGTATGGCGACATTATCGACCGGATGTCCTTCCTCAAGTTTACCAATGCTGGACTGAGGATCAACATTGCTGTCGGAGGGTGGAGCTTCAGTGATCCTCCGACACAGAACTTATGGTCTGATA TGGCAAGCTCACATCCCAACCGCCGGGTCTTCATCAATTCCGTCGTCCAATATCTGCGCAACTACCACCTTGATGGTGTCGACCTCGACTGGGAATATCCCGTTGCCACGGAACGTGGTGGCAATCCGGATGACGGAGCTAATCTGGTCACGCTTCTGGCTGAGCTACGCGAAGCTTTTGACAAGGAGGATCCTGGCTGGGAGATCTCAATAACCCTTCCAACCAGCTACTGGTATCTGCAGGGGTTTGATCTTGAGCGCACCCAGAAATATGTGAACTATTTCAATATGATGACGTACGATTTACACGGGATGTGGGATCAAGACATCAAATGGACGGGGCCATATTTACGCGGCCATACAGACATCCAGCAAATTGATCAAGGATTGGATCTTTTATGGCGAAACAACATTCAGCCCGAAAACGTGGTTTTTGGATTTGCTTTTTACGGTCGATCGTTTACAATGAAGGACCCGAGCTGCTATCGGCCAAATGGCAAATGCGAGTTCTCCGGTGGTGGCAGACCGGGTTCATGTTCAAATACCGCTGGAATTTTGACCTTTGCAGAGGTGTCTGCGCGTAACCACTCACTAGACGTTGATACGTTCTATGACTCGGATACCACAGTGAAGTACAACACTTACGAAGGTGACCAGTGGATCTCGTACGATGACGAACAATCATACTACGACAAGAAGAAATTCCTCACTGAGCGATGCCTTAGTGGGTTGATGGTTTGGGCCATTGACCAGGATGATGGTGATTTTACCGCCCTCAGCGGTATCTTCGGTGAGGACATAGGTGTTCTGCAGATGTCTGGGGGCGGGCTGGACGACAATGCCAAGGAGGCCCTGGCAGATGTCCTTGGGGCGTATACTGGCCAGGACTGCTTTGTGAGTCCGAGATGTACAGACGGCTCAAGTAAGGAGCAAAGCCCCGACCAAGTGTGTCCAGCGGGGTTCATGTCAGTTGAAACGGCGCACAATCCTGTCCAGTCCCCAGGACACGAGCACCATGGTCTTTGCGCCGAGGGATGGTATCGCCATATATGCTGTCCGAAGTCGGCCATGCCTAAGAACTGCGAGTGGAATGGTGCACCAGAGAGAAGCATGTTTGGTTGTGACGGCCAATGTGGCCCGAGTCAGTTCAAGCTAAATCAGGATACAGCATTAGACGCGAGGGGAGAGGGTAGCTGCTATATTGGACACAGAAACCTCTGCTGCGACTCTACGGCCGCGATCTCAGAGTGTTACTGGACCGAATGCCAAGGCCTCTTTTTGGAGACCGAGCTACCAGTATGCCCATCCGACTTTACCTATATGACCTACCGTCTGGACAAGCCTGATGGGAAGCCCTGGTGCTCTGACGTCCACCGATTCGCTCCCCATTACAGCATGAAAAGTGCTCTATGCTGTCCCAAACAACAAACACCGCGAAGCTGCAGTTGGACAAATGACAATTTTGACGCGCCGGGGGTCGACGATAATGTCTGGGACTGGGTCTGCAAGCCTAGCAAGTGTCCCAAAGGGTCGGTTGAATTCGGCAGCGCGCTGCATCCGGCCACGTCGAAGGCTGAACTCGGCAAAGGAGGCATTTCCTGTGAGTCTGTCACGCTACCGTCGAACATAGACCCGGAGTTCTCGTTCTGTTGCGATCCGCCCAGCAAGTTTAATGAGGAATGGCCCGTTGATCCCAAGTACCTATGGGAACATTACTACAACGACCCTGCCGACTCGGACGTGGTTTGGGAGTACAGTGATGAGTACGAGAAGAACAATAAAGACGACCAACgggcggctgctggggccGAAGATGGCAGTGATGCTTATGGTTTCGTGATGCTGGATGGACCCGAGGGGTCTATTGACAACAGCTTTGCCGACACCCATACAGTTGTTCGCCGGTCTGCCTCTATCACCAACAAGAAGCGGTCTGTGGTGACGACGAATAAGACTCAGCTAAATTCTGTCTTTGACCACAGCGAGCAAACGCTCCACATATATTGCAACTACCCCCAAGGGTCCAAAGAGTGTGATAAGATTTTCATCGACGGCGCGGAGGACACTATTATTCGACTGCCAGTCCATGTTGGAGAGGGGCCATTCGCCCGCGTGGTATCCATGAAGCTGTCGCATGAAGGCTATGAACTCCCAGATCATCATATCGAGCACCGCCGTGTGAAGCGAAACGGAAACCCAGTATACGAAGTGAAGATCGACTATAACTTCCATCTCATTCATCCTAAACGCGCCGATGAGCCTGTTAACATCCGAGTAGACTACACCAATCTCCTCGGGTACTGGGATGAGATGACAAACTCGCCTGCCAGTCGGATGAAACGTGGCCAAGGGGAAGAGGGACTGACCAAAGACGAGTGGAAAAGGCGTGTcggacgagcagcagcccgcGACCAATCCAAGCGAAAGCGTTCTGAACAGCCAGTACGTGCGAAAACGTCAATGGACTCGCCCAGGTCCCGGGGAGAGAAGCGGTGGTGGGGGGTATTCGGGGAATGGCTTTCTAAGCTG ACCACCGTAACCATGTCTGAGCTCGGGGTGATTCCGTTGGGCTGGGCCCGCACAATGAACCTATTCTACGCTCAAAGTGGCTGCCCTGGGGAAACATTTTATGCCGACCTAAGTGTTGACCTCGAGGCCAACTTTGTCATGGATGCCACCTACGCTTACTATCTCTCAGCCACCTTCATACCCCCCAGCAAGCCAGAGGCATTCGCCTACTTTGGGATGTCCCCCACCGCATACCTAGGGCTCCATCTAGAGGGAAATGCCAGGATGCAGTACGACACTGGCCGCAAGAAGATCATTGATACTCTCTCGTACCCTGGACTGGCAGTTAAGGGCATTGCTGCCGTTGGTCCCACCCTGGACGTGTATGGCAAG ATCAGTGGATTGATCACACTACACGGCGAGGTGGATGCTGGCGCTGAAGTGGCGTTTGGTAAAGCCGAAGTTTTTTGGCCGCAGGATGACGCCTCCAAGGACAAATATGAGACCCTCGTGGGTCTTGAGAGCGACACGAGAGCGCCCGCGCCGCTTAGCGTCGAGCCTGTGTTCCGTGCTGGTGTTGCAGTGGATGCACAACTCAGCGTACACGTAACTCCGGAAGCCAATGTAGGTATCAAGATCGGTGGTGGCAAGCTCGTTGGTGGAGCGACTCTGATGGACGCTCAGCTGAGCGGTTATCTAAGAGGTATACTGTCATTCCAGGGACATGGTGACTACGAGACGGATAGCAATTCCTTTAGCTATCGATTTGGGGCATATCTTTTCTACAATATTGGATACAAGGCAACAGCTCGAGTCTTGGAATTCCTCGACTGGGCATTGGATCCTCGAGAGGCGTACGATTCAGACCGGACGATCAAGCTCTATGAAAAAACCGGGACAATTCCAATGTCCTCAGAAGAAGTCGACAAGGAGGAACGcatggctgctgcgcctTATATAGATGGATTGGACGCTGCCCACAACGCCACAGTTCGGGGGAGTGACACCTCATTGTCCACATACCACGCGCCGAGACTAGTACCAAGAGCGGGCGACAAGAACGGTGCCCTAGATCCGAAAGTACAGATTCCACTCAAGTGTCCTCCTAAGAGCACTGGGAGTGTTCGTTTGCCGGAGCTGCGAA TAAGCTGCgcatttcttttccccgTCGCCGAGGTCAACCTGAACGATAAAAGTATCAGTAGGAGGGTTGAGGGCCTCTGCCCTCCGATTATGAGAATCCCTGACAACAAGAGAATAACCCAGCTCACGTACTCCGGTAACCAGCGTCGCAGAGACGACCGAAGAGCCGACCAATGCGGAACTAGCTTCTGCGCagatgaggaaaagaagcttAACACCTATCTCGATAGAACCCCGAAGACGTGGCTAAAACTGCAATGCGACGAGTTCCCCTGGGCCTCCGCTGAGCAGGGGGGGTTGTTTCTTGACGCGGGCAGCCGATCTCAAACATGCGTCCCTGCGTATCAGAATAATTGGCATGGCCAATGTGTCA AACTCATGGGTTATATGCAATCCAACTGGGCCAAACTTGAAACGGACAGGGCGACTGGTGATACACGCGGTGACTATTGGGTTCCATGGCAAGGCAAAGCAGCCAACG TGTGGACGACCGCAGGCGAACACGGTGCAGCTGGCAGCAAGTACAACCAGAAGTTGATTGAATATCCAACTCGACAACCTCTGCCAGATGGTGTCAACAATGGCAACAGG AATAACGAGAAACAGTCGTGGAAATTTAAGCGCGACTATGAAGCGACCTGGTTGTATAAAACCGTTCCATACGACAACGACTGGTGGGATGCGAAGAGTTACAGATATAAAAAGCCAGATAAGTACGGCACTGTAAGCGGATCTGAAGAGGTCATTTGCGCAATTAATATATTTGAGCAAGACGATGTCTACAAACTACCTTTCGCGTCAGGCAAAATATTCAACGCCCTGTGCCGACAACCAAACGACACACCGTCTAACACTTTTGAGATCCGAGGGAGCTATACCGAATGTTATGTAGAGTTTGCACCACTGGGCGGAGGCAACCCAATGGACACTTCAAAGCGAGATTGGGTGGTTAAAA GCGTGACTCTGTTAGACGATAtgaaggcggaggaagatccAACAGATAATGCCAACAATAGTTTTGGTATTGGCAGCTCCAAGTAA
- a CDS encoding uncharacterized protein (COG:S;~EggNog:ENOG410PTJ3) — MEDARDFVPEWGQLPVEQYLIRYWDHSSPQSPEQQRSTLIQQFLQLDTIQPEWDTTLFTADSWKKPSRIPTPDEITNILQPWRSDELRRIAWRIWGCNNVQPLLLRTHYDPKYNESVEEWRDIDEYEMESWWSILDNQNIFNFGADWKRIFTIFPEAAGYLGEYPRWPDMKLIKKFQALFKQSLDGAKRRKKQTWRQDLNTSLIQANPSAWNLLQLISIGYILIADEEAFHTNHFLLVYFDGNQNVVAQGRVPITDEGVKQVLLDWDQREPPYSIFEEGNIGEKYLVDGEIGSWLYEFTKKDLEDDPPAPAEDE, encoded by the exons ATGGAAGATGCCCGTGATTTCGTTCCGGAATGGGGCCAGCTCCCCGTCGAGCAATATCTTATT AGATATTGGGACCACTCTTCGCCACAAAGCccggagcagcagcgcagtACACTGATCCAACAATTCCTGCAACTCGACACGATTCAACCAGAATGGGACACAACACTATTCACCGCTGACAGCTGGAAAAAGCCTTCCCGCATCCCGACCCCAGACGAGATTACAAATATCCTGCAGCCCTGGCGTTCTGATGAGCTGCGCCGTATAGCGTGGCGTATCTGGGGGTGTAATAATGTGCAGCCACTTTTATTGCGTACTCACTATGACCCCAAGTATAATGAATCAGTGGAGGAATGGCGAGATATAGATGAATATGAAATGGAATCATGGTGGTCTATCCTTGATAACcagaatatatttaacttCGGCGCGGACTGGAAACGCATCTTCACCATTTTCCCGGAGGCCGCAGGCTACTTGGGAGAGTATCCGCGGTGGCCAGACATGAAACTCATAAAGAAATTCCAGGCTCTGTTCAAGCAATCCCTAGACGGCGCCAAGCGGCGGAAGAAACAGACGTGGAGGCAAGATCTCAATACCTCGCTCATCCAAGCAAACCCTAGTGCATGGAACCTGTTGCAGCTCATTTCGATTGGGTATATCCTGATTGCAGACGAGGAGGCCTTTCATACCAATCACTTCCTTCTTGTTTATTTTGATGGGAACCAGAACGTGGTCGCGCAAGGCCGAGTACCCATTACTGATGAAGGGGTGAAACAGGTTTTACTTGACTGGGACCAGCGGGAGCCTCCGTACTCAATTtttgaggaggggaatatTGGGGAGAAGTATCTTGTGGATGGTGAGATAGGCAGTTGGTTGTACGAGTTCACCAAGAAGGATCTGGAAGATGACCCGCCTGCGCCAGCGGAAGATGAATAA
- a CDS encoding uncharacterized protein (COG:T,Z;~EggNog:ENOG410PIQ8;~InterPro:IPR036409,IPR001303;~PFAM:PF00596), translating into MAPSSVDENLRPKDYFDERATNDMERNLVTKKRTLTERLACATRIIAHFQEDAGLAGQITARSSRSSDVYWTLRFGVGWEEATPEDFIEVDKDLNTITGTGMANPATRFHLWVYAARPDVQSIVHVHSPWIQALAAAGEGIVVSQMDMTPFYNDCTILKEWPGVPIADQEGVIISGALGTNRSIVLANHGMLTAGTTVEEATYLCVYLERAARIQLRARVYGPLKPVPGALAQEAHDYLMQERIVAATFDYWFRKTERALDPMPTGKEE; encoded by the coding sequence ATGGCCCCTTCCTCCGTCGACGAGAATCTCCGCCCCAAAGACTACTTCGACGAACGGGCGACTAACGACATGGAGCGCAACCTCGTCACCAAAAAACGCACCTTAACAGAACGCCTCGCCTGCGCTACCCGCATCATCGCCCACTTCCAGGAAGACGCCGGTCTGGCTGGCCAAATAACCGCCCGCTCGTCCCGCTCCTCAGATGTCTACTGGACGCTTCGCTTCGGCGTCGGCTGGGAAGAAGCCACGCCTGAGGATTTCATCGAAGTCGACAAAGACCTGAACACCATCACCGGCACCGGGATGGCCAACCCGGCCACACGCTTCCATCTGTGGGTTTACGCTGCGAGGCCGGACGTCCAGAGTATTGTCCATGTCCACTCCCCGTGGATCCAGGCTCTTGCAGCTGCGGGTGAAGGAATCGTTGTTTCCCAGATGGACATGACGCCGTTCTACAACGACTGCACGATTCTGAAGGAATGGCCGGGTGTGCCTATTGCGGATCAAGAGGGTGTGATTATTAGTGGCGCGTTGGGCACGAACCGCTCGATTGTTCTAGCTAACCATGGTATGTTAACGGCTGGGACGACGGTCGAGGAGGCGACCTACCTCTGTGTCTATCTGGAGCGTGCGGCGAGGATCCAGCTTCGGGCTCGTGTCTATGGCCCGCTGAAGCCTGTCCCTGGGGCGTTGGCGCAGGAGGCCCATGATTACCTTATGCAGGAACGGATTGTTGCGGCAACATTCGACTACTGGTTCCGCAAGACGGAGAGGGCGTTGGATCCAATGCCGACTGGAAAGGAGGAGTGA
- a CDS encoding uncharacterized protein (COG:G;~EggNog:ENOG410PI35;~InterPro:IPR020846,IPR011701,IPR036259;~PFAM:PF07690;~TransMembrane:12 (i58-76o96-117i124-143o149-172i184-205o217-239i287-312o324-344i351-372o378-401i413-432o444-468i);~go_function: GO:0022857 - transmembrane transporter activity [Evidence IEA];~go_process: GO:0055085 - transmembrane transport [Evidence IEA]) — protein MVSFTRSGRSSSETASEKPQQNPTTTPDDAGSTVEGTHSTTLDPAAVRRLNRKLDLHVLPPLFILYFLSFLDRGNIGNARIQGLEASLGMSGQDYSIALCIFFIPYVLFEVPSNLILKWLSPKTWLSILVTGWGIITMCQGFLHNFGQIVALRFILGLFEAGVFPGCMYILAMYYPRFELQWRFGMFFPSSTLAGAFGGLLAYAIVKMDGLGRLDGWRWIFVIEGVVTAAYGICVKWLVPDWPEQAKFLTNDERTLQKAKMTQDDGEASMDRLTPAARKRIFLDWKIYLGCLMYIGTINTTYAVSFFVPTIIAQLGFTASDAQLLTIPLYAVAVCIQLAFTYMADRFRNRCFFALVSMLPGIVGYSILLRSSHVSIQAQYFACFLITITGYTTLPLILAWATNQLVGQYKRSIGVAMVVGGGNCGGIIASNIFLESEAPSYTTGFSLCLGLLLLTAIASLGFAVGLSLENRARDRGERDHRLTEDQDEADNLGDDHPSYRYAL, from the exons ATGGTATCCTTCACACGATCCGGCAGGTCCTCGTCCGAGACTGCTTCGGAAAAGCCGCAGCAGAACCCTACGACCACGCCGGACGACGCTGGAAGCACCGTCGAGGGGACGCACTCTACCACTCTAGATCCAGCTGCTGTTCGACGCCTCAACCGCAAGCTTGACCTTCACGTCCTGCCACCACTCTTCATCTTATATTTCCTGTCATTCCTGGACCGCGGAAACATCGGCAATGCGAGGATCCAAGGTCTGGAAGCCTCGCTGGGAATGTCCGGTCAAGACTACTCTATTGCGCTATGCATATTCTTCATTCCATACGTTCTCTTCGAAGTCCCAAGCAACCTGATTCTCAAGTGGCTTTCACCGAAAACGTGGCTCAGTATTCTGGTCACGGGATGGG GTATTATTACGATGTGTCAAGGCTTTTTGCATAATTTCGGCCAGATCGTCGCTCTCCGGTTCATCCTCGGTTTGTTTGAGGCTGGCGTTTTCCCAG GTTGTATGTACATCCTGGCGATGTATTATCCACGCTTTGAGCTCCAGTGGCGATTCGGAATGTTTTTCCCCTCGTCCACGTTGGCTGGTGCCTTTGGGGGC CTTCTGGCCTACGCGATTGTCAAGATGGACGGCCTAGGACGCTTAGAcggctggcggtggatatTTGTCATTGAGGGTGTGGTTACGGCTGCATACGGAATCTGCGTCAAGTGGCTTGTTCCAGACTGGCCCGAGCAGGCAAAATTCCTGACAAACGACGAACGCACACTGCAGAAAGCAAAAATGACACAGGACGATGGCGAGGCATCAATGGACAGACTAACACCTGCAGCCAGAAAGCGCATCTTCCTCGATTGGAAGATCTACCTGGGGTGCTT AATGTATATTGGGACTATCAACACCACGTAcgctgtttcttttttcgtGCCGACGATTATCGCC CAACTAGGCTTCACGGCCTCAGACGCGCAGCTGCTGACCATTCCGCTCTACGCCGTCGCTGTTTGTATCCAGCTGGCCTTCACGTACATGGCTGATCGATTCCGCAACCGGTGTTTCTTTGCTTTAGTTTCGATGCTTCCAGGGATTGTTGGATACAGCATCCTCCTCAGGAGCTCGCATGTCTCAATTCAGGCCCAATATTTCGCCTGCTTCCTCATCACAATCACCGGGTACACAACTCTCCCGCTGATCCTCGCATGGGCTACAAACCAA CTTGTCGGCCAGTACAAGCGGTCAATCGGCGTCGCGATGGTGGTGGGCGGGGGCAACTGCGGCGGTATCATCGCCAGTAATATATTCTTGGAATCCGAGGCGCCCTCTTACACGACTGGGTTTTCGTTATGTCTGggcctgctgctcctgacTGCCATTGCCTCACTTGGATTTGCAGTCGGGCTTTCGCTCGAGAATCGAGCTCGAGATCGAGGGGAGAGGGATCACAGGCTGACGGAGGATCAAGACGAGGCGGATAATCTTGGGGACGACCATCCGAGTTATCGGTATGCTCTGTAA